A genomic region of Alkalispirillum mobile contains the following coding sequences:
- the rpoZ gene encoding DNA-directed RNA polymerase subunit omega has product MARVTVEDCLTNMDNRFQLVLVGSKRARQLANGAEAHVEWDNDKPTVVALREIADGHVGREILEEQPEAVMDFEAEASALMEEEEAKVQPKAQPEAGQGDGEQTPGQDS; this is encoded by the coding sequence ATGGCCCGAGTTACCGTTGAGGACTGCCTCACCAACATGGACAACCGCTTCCAGCTCGTGCTGGTCGGCTCCAAGCGCGCCCGGCAGCTGGCCAATGGCGCCGAGGCCCACGTGGAGTGGGACAACGACAAGCCCACCGTGGTCGCCCTGCGCGAGATCGCCGATGGTCACGTCGGCCGCGAGATCCTCGAGGAACAGCCCGAGGCGGTGATGGACTTCGAGGCCGAAGCCAGTGCGCTGATGGAAGAGGAAGAGGCCAAGGTGCAGCCGAAGGCCCAGCCCGAGGCCGGTCAGGGCGACGGGGAGCAGACCCCGGGCCAGGACAGCTGA
- a CDS encoding YicC/YloC family endoribonuclease produces the protein MTRSMTAFDRQQHQAEWGRISWELRSVNHRYLDVQPRLPEELRHLEPAVRERIGARLGRGKVECTLRFKPAAGYAGRLTIDEGYAEQVIEAARALGQRVGADPAGTGLDLLKVPGVVQESDPDLEPVAEAALALLDRCLDGFEAAREREGERLAQVLRDRAAGVTELVDQVRARRQAVNDKVREKFLARLESLDVEADEGRLEQELAIIAQKLDVDEELERLQAHCAELADALQRSEPIGRRLDFLMQEFNREANTLSSKSNDTETTRAAVEMKVLIEQMREQVQNIE, from the coding sequence ATGACCCGTAGCATGACCGCCTTCGACCGCCAGCAGCACCAGGCCGAGTGGGGCCGCATCAGTTGGGAGCTGCGCTCGGTCAACCACCGCTACCTGGACGTGCAACCGCGCCTGCCCGAAGAACTGCGCCACCTGGAGCCGGCCGTGCGCGAACGCATCGGGGCCCGTCTGGGCCGGGGCAAGGTGGAATGCACCCTGCGCTTCAAGCCGGCAGCCGGTTACGCCGGGCGGCTGACCATCGACGAGGGGTACGCCGAGCAGGTGATCGAGGCGGCCCGCGCCTTGGGGCAGCGAGTGGGGGCCGACCCGGCCGGTACCGGGCTGGACTTGCTCAAGGTGCCCGGCGTGGTGCAGGAGAGCGACCCCGACCTGGAGCCCGTGGCCGAGGCCGCCCTGGCGCTGCTGGACCGCTGCCTGGACGGCTTTGAGGCGGCGCGGGAGCGCGAGGGCGAGCGACTGGCCCAGGTGTTGCGTGACCGGGCGGCCGGCGTGACCGAGCTGGTGGACCAGGTCCGCGCCCGCCGCCAGGCGGTGAACGACAAGGTGCGGGAGAAGTTTCTGGCCCGCCTGGAGAGCCTGGACGTGGAGGCGGACGAAGGCCGCCTGGAGCAGGAGCTGGCGATCATCGCCCAGAAGCTGGACGTGGACGAGGAGCTGGAACGGCTCCAGGCCCACTGCGCCGAACTGGCGGACGCGCTGCAGCGGAGCGAGCCCATTGGCCGTCGCCTCGACTTCCTGATGCAGGAGTTCAACCGAGAGGCCAACACCCTGTCCTCAAAGTCCAACGACACCGAGACCACCCGCGCCGCCGTTGAGATGAAAGTGCTCATCGAGCAGATGCGCGAACAGGTACAAAACATCGAGTAA
- a CDS encoding TVP38/TMEM64 family protein — protein MTRRRRALLLVAGLLGLILLALLWALLSPGAGWQPERLEALGRRFADAAWFPWAVFALVLLTQQLAVPHLLLIALAVLLLGFWQGFLVAYAATVAGASVGYVVGRLFGQDLLERYSGPRLERLNRALARRGVAGAAVANLFPVLPHTLINLAAGTTRVAFRHFMLGTAIGLFPSTLVIALITQVLLHFARMPTATEAFVALLATGVVALALWLVGRRVWQRMIEADQDDP, from the coding sequence GTGACACGCCGCAGACGCGCCCTGCTCCTCGTCGCCGGGCTGCTGGGACTGATCCTGCTCGCGTTGCTCTGGGCCCTGCTTTCACCCGGCGCGGGCTGGCAACCGGAGCGGCTGGAGGCCCTCGGCCGCCGTTTCGCCGACGCGGCCTGGTTCCCCTGGGCGGTGTTTGCGCTGGTGTTGCTGACCCAGCAACTGGCCGTTCCCCATCTGCTGCTGATCGCCCTGGCGGTCTTGCTGCTGGGGTTCTGGCAGGGGTTCCTCGTGGCCTACGCCGCCACGGTCGCCGGGGCGTCCGTCGGCTACGTGGTCGGGCGGCTCTTCGGCCAGGATCTGCTGGAACGGTACTCGGGGCCGCGGCTGGAGCGCCTGAACCGGGCCCTCGCCCGGCGCGGGGTGGCCGGGGCGGCGGTGGCAAACCTCTTCCCGGTGCTGCCCCACACCCTGATCAACCTGGCCGCGGGCACCACTCGCGTGGCCTTCCGCCACTTCATGCTGGGCACGGCCATCGGCCTGTTCCCATCCACGCTCGTGATCGCCCTGATCACCCAGGTGCTGCTCCATTTTGCCCGCATGCCCACTGCCACCGAGGCCTTCGTCGCCCTGTTGGCGACCGGCGTGGTGGCCCTGGCGCTCTGGCTGGTGGGCCGAAGGGTCTGGCAGCGGATGATTGAGGCCGATCAGGACGATCCGTAA
- the spoT gene encoding bifunctional GTP diphosphokinase/guanosine-3',5'-bis pyrophosphate 3'-pyrophosphohydrolase — protein MGRAEALSPREQRLSREPARRASELCSLLETYLEPKQVQQVYEAYRFGAEAHAGQRRLSGEPYITHPLAVARIMAEMRMDGDSIVAAILHDVIEDTPTAKEQLRNQFGEDVAELVDGVSKLTQIDFKSKAEAQAENFRKMVLAMARDIRVILIKLADRLHNMRTIWVMAPHKRRRIARETLEIYAPIAQRLGINTVRVELEDLGFAALYPLRYRVLKEKLRRQRGHRGEIIDKVCQVIEARMGEATIQGQVTGREKHLWSIYQKMQTKGLNFRDVFDVYGFRVLVDSVDACYRMLGVLHGIYKPRPGRVKDYIAIPKANGYQSLHTTLLGPHRIRLEVQVRTWEMDQVAESGIAAHWLYKSDGNGGNTAQVRAREWVKGLLEIQETAGNSLEFIENVKIDLLPDEIYVFTPKGEIMELPSGATAVDFAYAVHSDVGNACIAAKVDHRLTPLRTPLQTGQMVEIITAPVGRPNPVWLDFVVTAKARAAIRHSLKKLKQHEAEDLGRRMLDRALTSLSLSLEDLPADEVRERAIELGEKDLPTLLRAVGLGRRVPWVVAQKLAGIGQETPVEGEPVPLPHQADRQQLSIRGTEGTVVSFAKCCRPIPGDPILGFASAGRGVVVHHRDCRNVAASRKQADKWIDVQWEPEVEGSFSTVIAVDVVNERGVLATLATTIAEAEGNIDNVVIDERDAMISTVRFTLSVRDRRHLANIMRRLRVTRPVQRITRRKGN, from the coding sequence ATGGGTCGTGCCGAGGCCTTGTCCCCGCGTGAGCAGCGCCTGAGCCGCGAGCCGGCCCGTCGGGCCAGCGAACTGTGCTCCCTGCTCGAGACCTACCTGGAACCCAAGCAGGTTCAGCAGGTCTACGAGGCCTATCGTTTCGGCGCCGAGGCCCACGCCGGCCAGCGCCGTCTGTCCGGCGAGCCCTACATTACCCACCCCCTGGCGGTGGCGCGCATCATGGCCGAGATGCGCATGGATGGCGACAGCATCGTCGCCGCCATCCTGCACGACGTCATCGAGGACACCCCCACCGCCAAGGAGCAGCTCCGTAACCAGTTCGGCGAGGACGTGGCCGAGCTGGTGGACGGGGTCTCCAAGCTCACCCAGATCGACTTCAAGTCCAAGGCCGAGGCCCAGGCGGAGAACTTCCGCAAGATGGTGCTGGCCATGGCCCGGGACATCCGGGTCATCCTGATCAAGCTGGCCGACCGGCTGCACAACATGCGCACCATCTGGGTCATGGCGCCCCACAAGCGCCGGCGCATCGCCCGCGAGACCCTCGAGATCTACGCCCCCATCGCCCAGCGGCTGGGCATTAACACCGTCCGCGTCGAGCTGGAAGACCTGGGCTTCGCCGCCCTGTACCCGTTGCGCTACCGCGTGCTCAAGGAGAAGCTACGCCGCCAGCGCGGCCACCGCGGCGAGATCATCGACAAGGTCTGTCAGGTCATCGAGGCGCGCATGGGTGAGGCCACCATCCAGGGCCAGGTCACCGGTCGCGAAAAGCACCTGTGGAGCATCTACCAAAAGATGCAGACCAAGGGGCTGAACTTCCGCGACGTCTTTGACGTGTACGGCTTCCGGGTGCTGGTGGACTCCGTGGACGCCTGCTACCGCATGCTTGGGGTGTTGCACGGGATCTACAAACCCCGCCCAGGCCGGGTGAAGGACTACATCGCCATCCCCAAGGCCAACGGCTACCAGTCGCTGCACACCACCTTGCTCGGGCCCCACCGCATCCGGCTGGAGGTGCAGGTGCGCACCTGGGAGATGGACCAGGTGGCCGAATCGGGTATCGCCGCCCACTGGCTGTACAAGTCCGACGGCAACGGGGGCAACACCGCCCAGGTGCGGGCGCGGGAGTGGGTCAAGGGGCTGCTCGAGATCCAAGAGACGGCCGGCAATTCGCTGGAGTTCATCGAAAACGTCAAGATCGACCTGCTACCGGACGAGATCTACGTCTTTACCCCCAAGGGCGAGATCATGGAGCTGCCCAGCGGCGCCACGGCGGTGGACTTCGCCTACGCCGTGCACTCGGATGTCGGTAACGCCTGCATCGCCGCCAAGGTGGACCACCGGCTTACCCCGCTGCGCACCCCGCTGCAGACCGGGCAGATGGTGGAGATTATCACCGCCCCGGTGGGTCGGCCCAACCCGGTCTGGCTCGATTTCGTGGTGACCGCCAAGGCCCGCGCCGCCATCCGCCACTCGTTGAAGAAGCTCAAGCAGCACGAGGCCGAAGACCTCGGGCGGCGCATGCTCGACCGGGCCCTGACCAGCCTGTCGCTGAGCCTGGAGGACCTGCCCGCCGACGAGGTGCGCGAGCGCGCCATCGAACTGGGCGAGAAGGACCTGCCGACCCTGCTGCGTGCCGTCGGCCTGGGGCGGCGGGTGCCCTGGGTGGTGGCGCAAAAGCTGGCCGGGATCGGTCAGGAGACCCCGGTCGAGGGCGAGCCGGTCCCGTTGCCGCACCAGGCTGATCGCCAGCAACTCAGTATCCGCGGTACCGAGGGCACGGTGGTGAGCTTCGCCAAGTGCTGCCGGCCGATCCCGGGGGATCCCATCCTCGGTTTCGCCAGCGCCGGGCGCGGCGTGGTGGTGCACCACCGCGACTGCCGCAACGTGGCCGCCTCGCGCAAGCAGGCGGACAAGTGGATCGACGTGCAGTGGGAGCCGGAGGTGGAGGGGAGCTTCTCCACCGTGATCGCGGTGGACGTGGTCAACGAGCGGGGGGTACTGGCCACCCTGGCCACTACCATCGCCGAGGCCGAGGGCAACATCGACAACGTGGTCATCGACGAACGGGATGCCATGATCTCCACCGTGCGCTTCACCCTCAGCGTGCGCGATCGCCGCCACCTGGCGAACATCATGCGCCGGCTGCGCGTGACCCGCCCGGTCCAGCGCATCACCCGGCGCAAGGGCAACTGA
- the gmk gene encoding guanylate kinase, which translates to MPGTLYVVSAPSGAGKTSLVNALVEQDPAVSLSVSHTTRAPRPGEQDGVNYHFVEKAQFQGQVAQGDFLEHAEVFGNYYGTSRSAVQALLDQGQDVILEIDWQGARQVRALMPGCVSVFILPPSREELRRRLTQRGQDDEAVIDGRMAEAVSEMSHYDEYDYLLVNDDFDRTLADLQAIFTAQRFRLARQQPLLQGTLDNLLS; encoded by the coding sequence ATGCCAGGAACCCTCTACGTAGTCTCCGCCCCCTCCGGCGCCGGCAAGACCAGCCTGGTCAACGCCCTGGTCGAACAGGACCCGGCCGTCAGTCTGTCGGTCTCCCACACCACCCGTGCGCCCCGCCCGGGGGAGCAGGACGGCGTCAATTACCACTTCGTTGAGAAGGCGCAGTTCCAGGGCCAGGTTGCCCAGGGCGACTTCCTGGAGCACGCGGAGGTCTTCGGGAACTACTACGGCACCTCGCGCAGCGCCGTGCAGGCGCTGCTGGACCAGGGGCAGGACGTGATCCTGGAGATTGACTGGCAGGGCGCGCGCCAGGTCCGGGCGCTGATGCCGGGTTGCGTCTCCGTATTCATCCTGCCCCCGTCGCGCGAGGAGTTGCGCCGCCGGTTGACCCAGCGCGGCCAGGACGACGAGGCCGTCATCGACGGGCGCATGGCCGAGGCGGTCAGCGAGATGTCCCACTACGACGAGTACGACTACCTGCTGGTCAACGACGACTTCGACCGCACGTTGGCCGACCTGCAGGCCATCTTCACCGCCCAGCGCTTTCGTCTGGCGCGTCAGCAACCCCTGCTGCAGGGCACGCTGGACAACCTGCTGTCCTGA